In a single window of the Centropristis striata isolate RG_2023a ecotype Rhode Island chromosome 18, C.striata_1.0, whole genome shotgun sequence genome:
- the LOC131991186 gene encoding protein yippee-like 5, with product MGRIFLDHIGGTRLFSCANCDTILTNRAELISTRFTGATGRAFLFNKVVNLQHSEVQDRVMLTGRHMVRDVSCKNCNSKLGWMYEFATEESQRYKEGRVILERALVRESEGFEHVASDNS from the exons ATGGGTCGGATCTTCTTGGATCACATTGGTGGCACTCGTCTCTTCTCTTGTGCCAACTGTGACACCATCCTGACCAACAGAGCTGAACTCATCTCTACACGCTTCACCGGAGCCACTGGCCGAGCTTTCCTGTTCAACAAG GTTGTGAATCTGCAGCACAGCGAGGTGCAGGACAGAGTCATGCTGACGGGGAGACACATGGTGCGGGACGTCAGCTGCAAGAACTGCAACAGTAAGCTGGGCTGGATGTACGAGTTCGCCACAGAGGAGAGCCAGCGCTACAAGGAGGGCCGCGTCATCCTGGAGAGGGCGCTGGTGAGGGAGAGCGAAGGCTTCGAGCATGTTGCCTCTGACAACTCCTGA